A stretch of the Bacillus anthracis str. Vollum genome encodes the following:
- the mtaB gene encoding tRNA (N(6)-L-threonylcarbamoyladenosine(37)-C(2))-methylthiotransferase MtaB encodes MSTVAFHTLGCKVNHYETEAIWQLFKQGGYERTEYEKKADVYVINTCTVTNTGDKKSRQVIRRAVRQNPDAVICVTGCYAQTSPAEIMAIPGVDIVVGTQDREKMLGYIEEFRKERQPINAVRNIMKTRVYEELDVPYFTDRTRASLKIQEGCNNFCTFCIIPWARGLMRSRDGKEVIKQAQQLVDAGYKEIVLTGIHTGGYGEDIKDYNLAGLLRDMEAEVGGLKRLRISSIEASQISDEVIEVLDKSEVVVRHLHIPLQSGSNTVLKRMRRKYTMEFFQERLDRLKEALPGLAITSDVIVGFPGETEEEFMETYNFIKENRFSELHVFPYSKRTGTPAARMEDQVPEDVKNDRVHRLIELSNQLAKEYASQFEGEVLEIIPEEQFKEGDREGLYVGYTDNYLKIVFEGSEELIGKLVKVKIMKAGYPYNEAQFVRVLEDDVKKESASA; translated from the coding sequence ATGTCAACTGTTGCGTTCCATACGTTAGGTTGTAAAGTAAACCACTATGAAACAGAAGCCATTTGGCAATTGTTTAAACAAGGTGGATATGAAAGAACGGAATATGAAAAGAAAGCTGATGTATATGTTATTAATACATGTACAGTAACAAATACGGGAGATAAGAAAAGTCGTCAAGTTATTAGACGTGCTGTTCGTCAAAACCCAGATGCAGTTATTTGTGTAACAGGATGTTATGCACAAACATCTCCAGCGGAAATTATGGCGATTCCAGGTGTAGATATTGTAGTTGGTACACAAGATCGTGAAAAGATGCTAGGATACATCGAAGAATTCCGTAAAGAGCGTCAACCGATTAATGCTGTCCGCAACATTATGAAAACACGTGTATACGAAGAACTGGATGTACCTTATTTCACGGATCGTACACGTGCATCTTTAAAAATACAAGAAGGTTGTAATAACTTCTGTACATTCTGTATTATTCCTTGGGCGCGTGGTTTAATGCGTTCTCGCGATGGGAAAGAAGTTATTAAACAAGCGCAGCAATTAGTAGATGCAGGTTATAAAGAAATTGTATTAACAGGTATTCATACAGGTGGGTACGGTGAAGATATTAAAGATTATAACTTAGCTGGATTACTTCGTGATATGGAAGCAGAAGTAGGCGGATTAAAACGTCTTCGTATTTCTTCTATTGAAGCGAGTCAGATTTCAGATGAAGTAATTGAAGTGTTAGATAAGTCTGAAGTAGTTGTACGTCACTTACACATTCCGTTGCAATCTGGATCTAATACTGTATTAAAGCGTATGCGTCGTAAGTATACGATGGAATTCTTCCAAGAGCGTTTAGATCGTTTGAAAGAAGCGTTACCAGGTCTTGCGATTACATCAGACGTAATCGTTGGTTTCCCAGGTGAAACAGAAGAAGAATTTATGGAAACATACAATTTCATTAAAGAGAACCGCTTCTCTGAGTTACACGTGTTCCCTTACTCGAAACGTACAGGAACACCTGCAGCACGCATGGAAGACCAAGTTCCTGAAGATGTAAAGAACGATCGTGTTCACCGTTTAATTGAATTATCTAATCAATTAGCGAAAGAGTACGCGTCACAGTTTGAAGGAGAAGTACTTGAAATTATTCCAGAAGAACAATTTAAAGAGGGCGACCGTGAAGGCTTATATGTAGGTTATACAGATAACTACTTGAAAATTGTATTTGAAGGATCAGAAGAATTAATTGGTAAACTAGTGAAAGTGAAAATCATGAAAGCTGGTTATCCATATAACGAAGCGCAATTTGTTCGTGTTCTTGAAGATGATGTGAAAAAGGAATCAGCAAGCGCATAA
- a CDS encoding 16S rRNA (uracil(1498)-N(3))-methyltransferase has protein sequence MQRYFVEEKYVNETSIRIVGDDVHHIARVMRMSAGDHIYCCVNGRTAVCSIDEITSEFINTAIVEWVEASSELPVFVTIASGLPKGDKLELIFQKGTELGAAAFLPFQASRSIVKWDAKKADKKVERLRKIVKEAAEQSHRSEIPEVHAPASFKQLLSMSGEYDVCLVAYEEEAKQGEKSNFAKALTMMKPGQKLLIVFGPEGGLAEEEITVLREHNFVPCSLGPRILRTETAPLYALSAASYHFELMG, from the coding sequence ATGCAACGTTATTTTGTAGAAGAGAAATATGTAAATGAGACAAGTATTCGCATTGTAGGTGATGACGTACATCATATCGCAAGAGTGATGCGTATGTCAGCTGGTGATCATATTTATTGCTGTGTAAATGGAAGGACGGCAGTATGTTCAATTGATGAAATTACCAGTGAATTTATTAATACGGCTATTGTAGAATGGGTAGAGGCGTCAAGTGAACTTCCTGTTTTCGTGACGATTGCAAGTGGACTGCCGAAAGGAGACAAGCTAGAGTTAATTTTCCAAAAAGGAACTGAGCTTGGGGCAGCTGCATTCTTACCATTTCAGGCATCTCGCTCTATTGTAAAATGGGATGCGAAAAAAGCTGATAAAAAAGTTGAGCGTTTAAGAAAAATTGTGAAAGAAGCTGCGGAACAATCACATAGAAGTGAAATTCCAGAAGTACATGCTCCGGCATCATTTAAACAATTGCTTTCAATGAGTGGTGAGTATGATGTTTGTCTTGTTGCTTACGAAGAGGAAGCAAAACAAGGCGAGAAATCTAATTTTGCGAAAGCTTTAACGATGATGAAACCAGGTCAAAAGTTATTGATTGTATTTGGCCCAGAGGGCGGTTTAGCAGAGGAAGAGATTACAGTGCTTCGTGAACATAATTTTGTACCATGTAGTTTAGGACCAAGAATTTTAAGAACAGAAACGGCGCCGTTATACGCGTTAAGTGCTGCTTCGTATCATTTTGAATTGATGGGGTGA
- the prmA gene encoding 50S ribosomal protein L11 methyltransferase — MKWSEISIHTTEEAVEAVSHILHEAGASGVAIEDPAELTKEREQQYGEIYALNPDEYPAEGVLIKAYFPQTDSLHETIAGVKSSIDVLPSYDIEIGTGNITVNEVNEEDWATAWKKYYHPVQISDTFTIVPTWEEYTPSSPEEKIIELDPGMAFGTGTHPTTTMCIRALEKTVQPGDTIIDVGTGSGVLSIAAAKLGASSVQAYDLDPVAVESAEMNVRLNKTDDVVSVGQNSLLEGIEGPVDLIVANLLAEIILLFPEDAARVVKSGGLFITSGIIAAKEKVISEALEKAGFTIEEVLRMEDWVAIIARNA, encoded by the coding sequence GTGAAATGGTCAGAAATTAGTATTCATACAACAGAAGAAGCAGTAGAAGCTGTCTCTCATATTTTACATGAAGCGGGTGCTAGTGGAGTTGCGATTGAGGATCCAGCGGAGTTAACGAAAGAGCGCGAGCAACAATACGGTGAAATTTATGCATTGAACCCAGATGAATATCCGGCGGAAGGTGTATTAATAAAAGCATACTTCCCGCAAACGGATTCTTTACATGAAACGATTGCAGGTGTAAAATCATCTATTGATGTGCTTCCATCTTACGACATCGAAATTGGTACTGGAAATATTACCGTTAACGAAGTCAATGAAGAAGATTGGGCTACTGCTTGGAAAAAATATTACCATCCAGTACAAATTTCTGATACATTCACAATTGTACCGACTTGGGAAGAATATACACCATCTTCTCCGGAAGAAAAAATTATTGAATTAGATCCAGGTATGGCGTTTGGGACAGGAACTCATCCAACAACGACGATGTGTATCCGTGCTTTAGAAAAAACAGTACAGCCAGGTGATACGATCATTGATGTAGGGACGGGTTCTGGTGTACTGAGTATTGCAGCGGCAAAATTAGGTGCGTCTTCTGTTCAAGCCTATGATTTAGATCCGGTTGCAGTTGAAAGTGCAGAAATGAATGTACGTTTAAATAAAACAGATGACGTCGTGTCTGTTGGACAAAATAGTCTTTTAGAAGGTATTGAAGGTCCTGTTGATTTAATCGTAGCTAATTTATTAGCAGAAATTATTTTATTATTCCCTGAAGATGCAGCAAGAGTTGTGAAATCAGGCGGATTATTTATTACATCGGGCATTATTGCTGCGAAGGAAAAGGTAATTTCTGAGGCACTAGAAAAAGCTGGATTTACAATTGAAGAAGTGTTACGAATGGAAGATTGGGTAGCAATTATTGCACGAAATGCGTAA
- the dnaJ gene encoding chaperone protein DnaJ, with product MSKRDYYEVLGLSKGASKDEIKKAYRRLAKKYHPDVSKEENAIEKFKEVQEAYEVLSDDQKRAQYDQFGHAGANQGFGGFGGGGDFGGGFGFEDIFSSFFGGGGGRRRDPNAPRQGADLQYQVTLEFEEAIFGKELNVEIPVEDPCDTCKGSGAKPGTSKETCKHCSGSGQVSVEQNTPFGRIVNRQACSHCSGTGQMIKEKCTTCHGSGKVRKRKKINVKIPAGIDNGQQIRVSGKGEAGVNGGPAGDLYVVVHVRSHEFFEREGDHIICEMPLTFAQMALGAEVEVPTVHGKVKLKIPAGTQTGTEFRLKGKGAPNVRGYGQGDQYVVVRVVVPTKLTSHQKDLLREFAGQEEQDDSLFGKLKRAFKGE from the coding sequence ATGAGTAAACGAGACTATTATGAGGTCCTTGGGCTTAGCAAGGGTGCTTCAAAAGATGAAATAAAAAAAGCGTATCGTCGTTTGGCTAAAAAATACCATCCAGACGTAAGTAAAGAAGAAAATGCAATTGAAAAGTTTAAAGAAGTACAAGAAGCATATGAAGTATTAAGCGACGATCAAAAGCGTGCGCAATATGATCAATTTGGTCATGCTGGTGCAAATCAAGGTTTTGGTGGCTTTGGCGGCGGAGGAGACTTCGGCGGTGGCTTCGGTTTTGAAGATATCTTTAGTTCATTCTTTGGCGGCGGTGGCGGCAGACGTCGTGATCCAAATGCTCCGCGTCAAGGTGCTGACTTACAATATCAAGTCACTTTAGAGTTTGAAGAAGCGATTTTTGGTAAAGAGTTAAATGTCGAAATTCCAGTAGAAGATCCATGTGATACTTGTAAAGGTAGCGGAGCAAAACCAGGAACTTCAAAAGAAACATGTAAACATTGTTCAGGGTCAGGTCAAGTAAGTGTAGAACAAAATACACCGTTTGGTCGTATCGTAAACCGTCAAGCTTGTAGTCATTGTTCAGGAACTGGTCAAATGATTAAAGAAAAATGTACGACATGTCACGGTTCTGGTAAAGTACGTAAACGTAAAAAAATCAACGTTAAAATCCCAGCAGGTATTGATAATGGTCAACAAATCCGTGTATCTGGAAAAGGTGAAGCGGGCGTAAACGGCGGACCAGCAGGAGATTTATATGTTGTTGTTCATGTAAGAAGTCATGAATTCTTTGAGCGTGAAGGAGATCACATTATTTGCGAAATGCCATTAACGTTTGCGCAAATGGCACTTGGTGCTGAAGTAGAAGTTCCTACTGTTCATGGTAAAGTGAAGTTGAAAATTCCAGCAGGAACACAAACTGGAACGGAATTCCGATTAAAAGGAAAAGGTGCTCCGAATGTACGTGGATATGGTCAAGGAGATCAATATGTAGTCGTTCGTGTTGTTGTACCGACGAAATTAACTTCACATCAAAAAGATTTATTACGTGAATTTGCAGGGCAAGAAGAGCAGGATGATAGTTTATTCGGAAAGCTTAAACGTGCTTTCAAAGGGGAATAA
- the dnaK gene encoding chaperone protein DnaK — MSKIIGIDLGTTNSCVAVMEGGEPKVIPNPEGNRTTPSVVAFKNEERQVGEVAKRQAITNPNTIMSVKRHMGTDYKVEVEGKDYTPQEISAIILQNLKASAEAYLGETVTKAVITVPAYFNDAERQATKDAGRIAGLEVERIINEPTAAALAYGLEKQDEEQKILVYDLGGGTFDVSILELADGTFEVISTAGDNRLGGDDFDQVIIDHLVAEFKKENNIDLSQDKMALQRLKDAAEKAKKDLSGVTQTQISLPFISAGAAGPLHLELTLTRAKFEELSAGLVERTLEPTRRALKDAGFAPSELDKVILVGGSTRIPAVQEAIKRETGKEPYKGVNPDEVVALGAAVQGGVLTGDVEGVLLLDVTPLSLGIETMGGVFTKLIERNTTIPTSKSQVFSTAADNQPAVDIHVLQGERPMSADNKTLGRFQLTDLPPAPRGIPQIEVTFDIDANGIVNVRAKDLGTSKEQAITIQSSSGLSDEEVERMVQEAEANADADQKRKEEVELRNEADQLVFQTDKVVKDLEGKVDAAEVAKATEAKEALQAAIEKNELEEIRAKKDALQEIVQQLTVKLYEQAQAAAGQAEGAEGAQDAGAKKDNVVDAEFEEVKEDK, encoded by the coding sequence ATGAGTAAAATTATCGGTATTGACTTAGGTACAACAAACTCTTGTGTAGCTGTTATGGAAGGTGGAGAACCAAAGGTTATCCCAAATCCAGAAGGAAACCGTACAACACCTTCTGTTGTAGCTTTCAAAAATGAAGAGCGTCAAGTTGGGGAAGTTGCAAAGCGTCAAGCAATTACAAACCCAAATACAATCATGTCTGTTAAACGTCATATGGGTACAGACTACAAAGTAGAAGTTGAAGGTAAAGATTATACACCTCAAGAAATTTCTGCAATCATTTTACAAAACTTAAAAGCTTCTGCTGAAGCATACTTAGGTGAAACAGTAACGAAAGCTGTTATTACAGTACCTGCATACTTCAACGATGCAGAACGTCAAGCAACAAAAGATGCTGGTCGTATCGCTGGTTTAGAAGTTGAGCGTATCATTAACGAACCAACAGCAGCAGCGCTTGCTTACGGTCTAGAAAAACAAGATGAAGAGCAAAAAATCTTAGTATATGACTTAGGTGGCGGTACATTTGACGTATCTATCCTTGAGTTAGCAGATGGAACATTCGAAGTTATTTCAACTGCTGGTGACAACCGTCTTGGTGGAGATGACTTTGACCAAGTTATTATTGACCATTTAGTGGCTGAGTTCAAAAAAGAAAATAACATTGATTTAAGCCAAGATAAAATGGCGCTTCAACGTTTGAAAGATGCAGCTGAAAAAGCGAAAAAAGATCTTTCTGGCGTAACACAAACACAAATTTCATTACCATTCATTAGTGCTGGAGCTGCTGGTCCATTACATTTAGAATTAACATTAACAAGAGCGAAATTCGAAGAGCTTTCAGCAGGTCTTGTTGAAAGAACGTTAGAGCCAACTCGCCGTGCATTAAAAGACGCTGGTTTTGCTCCAAGTGAATTAGATAAAGTTATCCTTGTTGGTGGATCTACTCGTATCCCAGCTGTACAAGAAGCTATTAAACGTGAAACTGGTAAAGAACCATATAAAGGTGTAAACCCTGATGAAGTTGTAGCGTTAGGTGCTGCAGTTCAAGGTGGCGTACTTACTGGTGATGTAGAAGGCGTACTATTATTAGACGTAACTCCACTTTCTTTAGGTATTGAAACTATGGGTGGCGTGTTCACGAAATTAATCGAGCGTAACACTACAATTCCAACAAGTAAGTCACAAGTATTCTCAACAGCTGCTGATAACCAACCAGCAGTAGACATTCACGTATTACAAGGTGAGCGTCCAATGTCAGCTGACAACAAAACATTAGGTCGTTTCCAATTAACAGACCTTCCACCAGCACCACGTGGTATTCCACAAATCGAAGTAACATTCGATATTGATGCGAACGGTATCGTTAACGTACGTGCGAAAGATTTAGGAACAAGCAAAGAGCAAGCTATTACAATCCAATCTTCTTCAGGTCTTTCTGATGAAGAAGTAGAACGTATGGTACAAGAAGCAGAGGCAAATGCTGACGCTGACCAAAAACGTAAGGAAGAAGTTGAACTTCGTAACGAAGCTGACCAACTTGTATTCCAGACAGATAAAGTTGTAAAAGATTTAGAAGGTAAAGTGGATGCTGCTGAAGTTGCAAAAGCAACAGAAGCGAAAGAAGCATTACAAGCTGCGATTGAGAAGAACGAGCTTGAGGAAATCCGTGCGAAAAAAGATGCTTTACAAGAAATTGTACAACAATTAACTGTTAAATTATACGAGCAAGCTCAAGCAGCTGCAGGGCAAGCAGAAGGTGCAGAAGGAGCACAAGATGCTGGCGCGAAGAAAGACAATGTAGTAGACGCTGAGTTTGAAGAAGTAAAAGAAGACAAGTAA
- the grpE gene encoding nucleotide exchange factor GrpE: MEERNEQVVEEVKEAQVEEAVTPENSEETVEEKSEAALLQEKVDELQAKLTETEGRTLRLQADFENYKRRVQMDKQAAEKYRAQSLVSDILPALDNFERAMQVEATDEQTKSLLQGMEMVHRQLLEALNKEGVEVIEAVGKQFDPNEHQAIMQVEDSEFESNAVVEEFQKGYKLKDRVIRPSMVKVNQ; this comes from the coding sequence GTGGAAGAGCGTAACGAACAAGTGGTAGAAGAAGTAAAAGAAGCGCAAGTTGAAGAAGCTGTCACGCCAGAAAACAGTGAAGAAACTGTAGAAGAAAAAAGTGAGGCTGCTCTTTTACAAGAAAAAGTAGATGAGCTACAAGCGAAACTAACGGAAACGGAAGGTCGCACATTACGTCTACAAGCTGATTTTGAAAATTATAAGCGCCGTGTCCAAATGGATAAACAGGCTGCTGAAAAATATAGAGCACAAAGTCTAGTTTCAGATATTTTGCCAGCTCTTGATAATTTTGAAAGAGCAATGCAAGTGGAAGCAACTGATGAGCAAACGAAATCCCTGTTACAAGGTATGGAAATGGTGCATCGTCAATTGCTAGAAGCATTAAATAAAGAAGGTGTTGAAGTGATTGAAGCTGTTGGTAAACAGTTTGATCCTAATGAACACCAAGCTATTATGCAAGTGGAAGACAGTGAATTTGAATCAAATGCGGTAGTTGAAGAATTCCAAAAAGGTTATAAACTAAAAGACCGTGTGATTCGCCCATCAATGGTAAAAGTAAATCAATAA
- the hrcA gene encoding heat-inducible transcriptional repressor HrcA, which produces MLTERQLLILQTIIDDFIGSAQPVGSRTLAKKDEITYSSATIRNEMADLEELGFIEKTHSSSGRVPSEKGYRFYVDHLLAPQNLPNDEIVQIKDLFVERIFEAEKIAQQSAQILSELTNYTAIVLGPKLSTNKLKNVQIVPLDRQTAVAIIVTDTGHVQSKTITVPESVDLSDLEKMVNILNEKLSGVPMSELHNKIFKEIVTVLRGYVHNYDSAIKMLDGTFQVPLSEKIYFGGKANMLSQPEFHDIHKVRSLLTMIDNEAEFYDILRHKQVGIQVKIGRENSATAMEDCSLISATYSIGEEQLGTIAILGPTRMQYSRVISLLQLFTRQFTDGLKK; this is translated from the coding sequence ATGCTTACGGAACGTCAGCTCTTAATTTTACAAACAATTATTGATGACTTTATTGGATCAGCGCAACCTGTTGGGTCGAGGACGTTGGCGAAGAAAGATGAAATCACGTATAGTTCAGCTACTATTCGAAATGAAATGGCTGATTTAGAGGAACTAGGATTTATTGAGAAAACGCATAGTTCTTCAGGACGTGTTCCTTCTGAGAAAGGATATCGTTTTTATGTAGACCATCTGTTAGCGCCGCAAAATTTACCGAACGATGAAATTGTACAAATTAAAGATTTGTTTGTTGAAAGAATTTTTGAAGCGGAAAAGATTGCACAGCAATCGGCTCAAATTTTATCAGAGCTTACGAATTATACGGCCATTGTTCTTGGACCGAAGTTAAGCACAAATAAACTTAAAAACGTACAAATTGTACCGCTTGATCGTCAAACTGCAGTCGCTATTATTGTAACGGATACAGGGCATGTACAAAGCAAAACGATTACCGTTCCGGAATCTGTTGATTTATCAGATTTAGAAAAAATGGTTAATATTTTAAATGAAAAGCTATCGGGCGTACCAATGTCAGAACTCCATAATAAGATCTTTAAGGAAATTGTTACGGTACTGCGTGGGTATGTTCATAATTACGATAGTGCAATAAAAATGTTAGATGGTACATTTCAAGTTCCTTTATCGGAAAAGATATACTTTGGAGGAAAAGCAAATATGCTTTCTCAGCCAGAGTTCCATGACATTCACAAAGTAAGGTCCTTACTGACGATGATTGATAACGAAGCTGAGTTTTATGATATTTTGCGTCATAAACAAGTAGGTATTCAAGTGAAAATTGGTAGGGAAAACTCTGCGACGGCCATGGAAGATTGTAGTTTGATTTCTGCAACATATTCGATTGGAGAAGAACAGCTTGGAACAATTGCTATTTTAGGTCCGACAAGAATGCAATACTCTCGGGTAATTAGTTTGTTACAGTTATTTACGAGACAATTTACAGATGGACTTAAAAAGTAA
- the hemW gene encoding radical SAM family heme chaperone HemW yields MVQAAYIHIPFCQHICHYCDFNKVFIERQPVDQYLEYLEKEIINTVQKVPFDSMKTIFVGGGTPTALNMEQTKKLLDIINRRLRPFAPNCELTFEANPGDLPKEKLNVLLEGGVNRISFGVQTFRDELLEKIGRKHTREDAFVAIREAQEVGFKNINVDIIYALPGQTIEDVKETLDIAFTLGVQHFSAYSLIVEPKTVFYNLMNKGKLRLPGEDHEAKMYEMVMDEMERHGYTQYEISNFSKGDNESRHNLTYWNNEEYYGFGAGAHSYVNGERIQNVGPLKQYFNKIDETGFPYLDVHVVTEKEKMEEELFLGLRKTKGVSKMAFRNKFNVEMNQVFAKQLQNNQEQGLLEESDGYVRLTRKGKLLGNEVFQSFLID; encoded by the coding sequence TTGGTGCAAGCTGCATATATTCATATTCCGTTTTGTCAGCATATTTGTCACTATTGTGATTTTAATAAAGTGTTTATTGAACGCCAGCCGGTGGATCAATATTTAGAGTATTTAGAGAAAGAAATAATAAATACAGTTCAAAAGGTACCGTTTGATAGTATGAAAACGATTTTTGTTGGCGGGGGAACTCCGACAGCATTAAATATGGAGCAGACAAAGAAATTATTAGATATAATAAATCGTCGTTTACGTCCGTTTGCCCCGAATTGTGAATTAACATTTGAAGCGAATCCAGGTGATTTGCCGAAAGAGAAATTAAATGTATTGCTAGAGGGTGGAGTGAACCGAATTAGTTTTGGTGTGCAAACATTTCGAGATGAACTGCTTGAGAAAATTGGGCGTAAGCATACGAGAGAAGATGCGTTTGTAGCAATTAGAGAAGCGCAGGAAGTGGGCTTCAAAAATATAAATGTAGATATTATTTACGCTCTGCCAGGGCAGACGATAGAAGATGTGAAAGAAACGTTAGATATTGCTTTTACGCTTGGTGTACAACATTTCTCGGCATATTCATTAATTGTGGAACCGAAAACTGTGTTTTATAACTTAATGAATAAAGGGAAATTAAGACTTCCAGGGGAAGACCATGAAGCGAAAATGTATGAAATGGTAATGGATGAAATGGAGAGACACGGCTATACCCAGTATGAAATTAGTAATTTTTCAAAAGGTGATAATGAAAGTAGGCATAATCTCACATACTGGAATAATGAAGAGTATTATGGGTTTGGAGCTGGAGCGCATAGTTATGTAAATGGAGAACGTATCCAAAATGTAGGACCGCTCAAACAATATTTCAATAAAATCGATGAAACCGGGTTTCCGTATTTAGATGTTCATGTGGTGACGGAGAAAGAAAAAATGGAAGAAGAGTTGTTCTTAGGTCTTCGTAAAACAAAAGGTGTGTCAAAAATGGCGTTCCGCAATAAATTTAATGTGGAAATGAATCAAGTTTTCGCGAAGCAGTTACAAAACAACCAAGAACAAGGATTGCTTGAAGAGAGCGATGGATATGTTCGTTTAACGCGAAAAGGGAAATTATTAGGGAATGAAGTATTCCAATCATTTTTGATTGACTAA
- a CDS encoding winged helix-turn-helix transcriptional regulator, whose amino-acid sequence MSENIRKDIQEKIQNGNFNCEKELTLSIISGKWKVVILWHLGVEGPHRFSELQRLFPSISHKVLSNQLKELMEDGIVDRTVYPEIPPRVEYYMTELGMSLLPIVEMMYDWGKMRMEQIRNTLEK is encoded by the coding sequence ATGTCCGAAAATATTCGAAAAGATATTCAAGAAAAAATACAAAATGGCAATTTTAATTGTGAAAAGGAATTGACGCTGTCCATTATTAGTGGGAAGTGGAAAGTTGTAATATTATGGCATCTCGGTGTAGAAGGGCCTCATCGTTTTAGTGAATTACAACGGTTATTTCCAAGCATTTCTCATAAAGTTTTGTCAAACCAATTAAAAGAGTTAATGGAAGATGGGATTGTTGATCGGACCGTATACCCAGAAATTCCTCCGCGAGTGGAATATTATATGACGGAATTAGGCATGTCGCTTTTACCAATCGTTGAAATGATGTATGATTGGGGAAAAATGCGAATGGAACAAATTCGTAATACGTTAGAGAAGTAA